In Necator americanus strain Aroian chromosome IV, whole genome shotgun sequence, the following proteins share a genomic window:
- a CDS encoding hypothetical protein (NECATOR_CHRIV.G14438.T1): protein MFGLITLFMLIPNIFAAIRCFTGQETVPGQGIPYVEVYCPNADFCFNNYVKRHHNGDDSYTITKSCGEPGKCFETGCEGPSDEKKCCCVGDLCNSAATSVTVGIVGFILAFRL from the exons ATGTTCGGTCTAATAACGTTATTTATGCTTATACCAAATATTTTTGCTGCTATTCGCTGCTTTACCGGTCAAGAAACCGTTCCTGGTCAAGGAATTCCATACGTTGAAG TGTACTGTCCAAAtgctgatttttgttttaataattATGTGAAAAGACATCATAACGGAGATGACAGCTATACGATCACAAAAAGTTGTGGAGAACCCGGAAAATGTTTT GAGACAGGATGCGAAGGACCTAGcgacgaaaaaaagtgctgctGCGTGGGCGATCTGTGCAACTCAGCTGCAACGAGCGTTACCGTCGGAATCGTTGGCTTCATTTTAGCTTTTCGATTATAG